A single window of Stigmatopora nigra isolate UIUO_SnigA chromosome 20, RoL_Snig_1.1, whole genome shotgun sequence DNA harbors:
- the LOC144213941 gene encoding general transcription factor II-I repeat domain-containing protein 2A-like, with product MKPVMEIVNYIRTHALNHRQFKNLIAALDQGLPGDLPLHCTVRWLSKGQVLSRFFELLDAVKLFMEEKDKDYPVLSDLEWIMDLAFLVDMLCHLDRLNLTLQATSAALNKQRARYATLVENLHESFVARFRDLQLKRPQITFLVDPFNAETDCLKALLVTDEAAAELEMIDLCEEDQLKPALREGTIEFWKSCA from the exons ATGAAGCCTGTGATGGAAATTGTCAACTACATCCGCACACATGCGCTTAACCACAGGCAATTCAAGAATCTCATCGCTGCACTGGACCAAGGGCTTCCAGGTGACTTGCCGCTGCACTGCACTGTGAGGTGGCTATCAAAAGGCCAGGTACTCTCTCGCTTCTTTGAGCTTTTGGATGCCGTGAAACTGTTCATGGAAGAGAAGGACAAGGACTATCCCGTGCTCTCGGACCTCGAGTGGATTATGGATCTGGCCTTTTTGGTCGACATGCTGTGTCACTTGGACAGACTGAACCTGACCTTGCAGG CCACTAGCGCCGCCTTGAataagcaaagagccagatatgcAACACTGGTTGAAAACCTGCACGAAAGCTTTGTGGCCCGGTTCCGTGATCTACAACTGAAAAGGCCACAGATTACGTTTCTCGTCGACCCATTTAATGCTGAGACGGACTGTCTGAAAGCCCTGCTGGTCACAGATGAGGCTGCGGCTGAGTTGGAGATGATCGATCTTTGTGAGGAGGATCAACTGAAACCTGCCTTAAGAGAAGGGACCATTGAGTTCTGGAAAA GCTGCGCTTAA